A window from Brucella sp. BE17 encodes these proteins:
- the murJ gene encoding murein biosynthesis integral membrane protein MurJ produces MSLVKKFATVASGTLMSRIFGFTREMFMAAALGTGPVADAFNAAFRFPNTFRRLFAEGAFNSAFVPLFAKEIENNGIDGAHRFSEEVFGVLFSVLLVITIVMELSMPFLVRTIIAPGFSDDPTKFDNTVRLATIMFPYLACMSLAAMMGGMLNSLHRYFAAAIAPVFLNIILIGVLAYAWMNGHDALTVGYGLSWGVMAAGIVQLVIVWVAVRNAGIKIGFRRPRLTPNVKRLLVLALPAAITGGITQINLLINTNIASGMEGAVSSLVYADRIYQLPLGVVGIAVATVLLPELSRALRAGHMNEASNLQNRSVEFTLFLTLPAAAALLVMSEPIVRLLFERGQFDWQSTLTVSSILAIYGLGLPAFVLIKAFIPGFFAREDTRTPMIFAGISVVVNISLALTLFPRMGPSGIAIAEIIAGWVNAGLLFATLVRRGHWGQDAPLVKRVPRLMIAAAIMAVSIHYAIGYFHNALSSAAPLVVQASTVGAIVAAAMFIYFALAFALGGANMAMIRRNVKRGGKKTPSDDAQ; encoded by the coding sequence ATGAGTCTCGTTAAAAAGTTCGCGACCGTCGCATCCGGCACGCTGATGAGCCGCATTTTCGGCTTCACGCGCGAAATGTTCATGGCGGCAGCCCTTGGCACTGGGCCCGTAGCCGATGCCTTCAACGCGGCTTTCCGCTTTCCCAATACGTTTCGTCGCCTGTTTGCCGAAGGCGCGTTCAATTCGGCTTTTGTGCCGCTTTTTGCCAAAGAGATCGAAAACAACGGCATTGATGGCGCACACCGCTTTTCCGAAGAAGTTTTTGGCGTGCTGTTTAGCGTGCTTCTGGTCATCACCATCGTGATGGAACTCTCGATGCCGTTTCTGGTGCGCACGATCATAGCACCCGGTTTTAGCGACGACCCGACCAAGTTCGACAACACCGTGCGGCTTGCCACGATCATGTTCCCCTATCTCGCGTGCATGTCGCTGGCGGCTATGATGGGCGGTATGCTCAATTCCCTGCATCGTTATTTTGCAGCCGCCATTGCGCCGGTCTTTCTCAACATCATCCTGATCGGCGTTCTCGCCTATGCCTGGATGAATGGGCATGACGCGCTCACCGTCGGCTATGGGCTATCCTGGGGCGTAATGGCCGCGGGCATCGTGCAACTGGTGATTGTGTGGGTCGCGGTGCGCAATGCGGGCATAAAAATCGGCTTTCGCAGACCGCGCCTCACTCCTAATGTCAAGCGGCTTTTGGTGCTGGCTCTGCCTGCCGCCATCACAGGCGGCATCACCCAGATCAACCTTTTGATCAACACCAATATCGCATCAGGCATGGAAGGAGCGGTTTCGTCGCTGGTTTATGCCGACCGTATCTACCAGTTGCCTCTTGGTGTCGTCGGCATTGCAGTGGCAACCGTGCTTTTGCCCGAATTGTCGCGTGCGCTTCGTGCAGGCCACATGAACGAGGCCTCCAACCTGCAAAACCGCTCGGTCGAATTCACGCTGTTCTTGACGCTGCCTGCTGCCGCCGCACTCCTTGTCATGTCGGAACCCATCGTGCGGCTTTTGTTCGAGCGCGGACAGTTTGATTGGCAATCGACGCTTACCGTCTCTTCCATCCTCGCAATCTATGGGCTTGGCCTGCCAGCCTTCGTGCTGATCAAAGCGTTCATTCCCGGCTTTTTTGCGCGCGAAGATACACGTACGCCGATGATTTTCGCGGGCATCTCCGTTGTGGTCAATATTTCGCTGGCGCTGACGCTGTTTCCACGTATGGGGCCATCGGGCATAGCCATTGCCGAGATCATCGCAGGCTGGGTCAATGCTGGCCTTTTGTTTGCCACTTTGGTGCGGCGCGGGCACTGGGGACAGGATGCACCGTTGGTAAAACGCGTCCCGCGCCTGATGATTGCAGCAGCAATCATGGCGGTCAGCATTCATTATGCCATCGGTTATTTCCACAATGCCCTTTCCTCGGCGGCACCGCTTGTTGTGCAGGCGTCGACGGTCGGTGCCATTGTCGCGGCTGCCATGTTCATCTATTTCGCGCTGGCCTTTGCGCTGGGCGGTGCCAACATGGCGATGATCCGGCGCAATGTGAAACGAGGCGGCAAAAAAACACCATCCGACGATGCGCAATAA
- a CDS encoding L,D-transpeptidase, producing MDFRVLKLTTALFLAGALAGCSTVGGTFYTASYSSVSDAGYTIPAIPSEKIPSQYRRQIVSYSTSEAPGTIIVDTREKFLYFVMPNGKAMRYGIGVGREGFGWSGTARIAMKREWPTWTPPAAMIRRQPELARYRNGMSPGLKNPLGARALYLFNKGGDTGYRIHGTPEWWSIGKSMSSGCIRLMNQDILDLYERTEKGAKVIVKQ from the coding sequence ATGGATTTTCGCGTTCTTAAACTGACGACGGCACTCTTTCTTGCTGGCGCGCTTGCCGGCTGCTCCACGGTTGGCGGAACTTTTTATACGGCCTCTTATTCGTCGGTCAGTGATGCTGGTTACACGATCCCGGCGATCCCCAGCGAAAAAATCCCGAGCCAGTATCGTCGCCAGATCGTCAGCTATTCGACCAGCGAAGCGCCGGGGACGATCATTGTCGATACGCGCGAGAAATTCCTATATTTCGTGATGCCAAACGGCAAGGCCATGCGCTACGGCATTGGTGTGGGACGCGAAGGTTTTGGCTGGTCCGGCACCGCACGTATCGCGATGAAGCGCGAATGGCCGACATGGACGCCGCCTGCTGCAATGATCCGTCGCCAGCCGGAACTGGCCCGCTATCGCAATGGTATGAGTCCAGGGCTCAAAAACCCGCTTGGAGCGCGTGCGCTTTATCTCTTTAACAAGGGGGGGGATACCGGCTATCGCATCCATGGTACACCGGAATGGTGGTCGATCGGAAAATCAATGTCGTCTGGTTGTATCCGCCTGATGAACCAGGATATTCTTGATCTTTATGAGCGTACCGAGAAGGGCGCCAAGGTTATCGTCAAGCAGTAA
- a CDS encoding NifU family protein: MFIQTETTPNPATLKFLPGKVVMPEGTADFRDAASAGTTSPLAAKLFAVPGVTGVFFGYDFITVSKEDGEWQHLKPAILGTIMEHFMSGASAMAGNADTGADHGDEEFFDEADTELVETIKELIETRVRPAVAQDGGDITFRGFENGTVFLHMKGACSGCPSSSATLKHGIQNLLRHFVPEVQQVEQI; this comes from the coding sequence ATGTTCATCCAGACCGAGACCACGCCCAACCCGGCGACCCTGAAATTCCTGCCCGGCAAGGTAGTCATGCCCGAAGGAACGGCCGATTTCCGCGATGCCGCAAGCGCTGGCACTACCTCGCCGCTGGCCGCGAAACTCTTTGCGGTTCCCGGTGTAACCGGTGTTTTCTTCGGCTATGATTTCATCACTGTCTCCAAGGAAGACGGAGAGTGGCAACATTTGAAGCCAGCCATTCTCGGGACGATCATGGAACATTTCATGTCGGGTGCATCAGCCATGGCAGGCAATGCAGATACCGGTGCTGATCATGGTGACGAGGAATTTTTCGATGAAGCCGACACGGAACTTGTCGAAACGATCAAGGAACTGATCGAAACACGCGTTCGTCCAGCTGTGGCACAGGATGGCGGCGACATCACATTTCGCGGTTTTGAGAACGGGACGGTGTTTTTACACATGAAGGGCGCGTGCTCAGGCTGCCCATCTTCTTCTGCCACGCTCAAGCACGGCATCCAGAATTTGCTGCGCCATTTCGTGCCGGAAGTGCAGCAGGTCGAACAGATCTGA
- the trpS gene encoding tryptophan--tRNA ligase, which yields MSTFKPLVFSGVQPTGNLHLGNYLGAIKRWVEVQETQDCIYCVVDMHALTVSPDPVELMQSTREVTAAFLAAGIDPKKSIVFNQSRVRQHSELAWVFNCVARMGWMSRMTQFKDKAGKDRENASLGLFAYPSLMAADILLYRATAVPVGEDQKQHLELTRDIAQKFNNDYSDRIAALGIGTDMQVGDETVSGFFPLTDPMISGPAMRIMSLRDGTKKMSKSDPSDLSRINLIDDEETITKKIRKAKTDSDGLPSEVDGLSGRSEADNLVGIYAALASQSKQDILDEFGGRQFSEFKSALADLAVAKLSPITHEMRRLVADPAHIDQVLRDGGERASVIAEETMRHVREIIGWLQD from the coding sequence ATGAGCACGTTCAAACCGCTTGTCTTCTCCGGCGTCCAGCCGACCGGAAATCTTCACCTCGGCAATTATCTGGGGGCGATCAAGCGGTGGGTCGAGGTGCAGGAAACGCAGGATTGCATCTATTGCGTGGTCGATATGCATGCGCTGACCGTCTCGCCTGATCCGGTTGAACTCATGCAATCCACCCGTGAGGTGACGGCAGCGTTTCTGGCCGCAGGCATTGATCCCAAAAAGAGCATCGTCTTCAACCAGAGCCGTGTGCGCCAGCATTCAGAACTGGCATGGGTCTTCAACTGCGTGGCGCGCATGGGCTGGATGAGCCGCATGACGCAGTTCAAGGACAAGGCCGGCAAGGATCGTGAAAACGCCTCACTCGGGCTTTTCGCCTATCCGAGCCTGATGGCCGCCGACATCCTGCTTTATCGCGCCACCGCCGTGCCAGTTGGCGAAGACCAGAAGCAGCATCTGGAACTGACCCGAGACATTGCGCAGAAATTCAACAATGATTATTCTGACCGCATCGCGGCACTTGGCATCGGCACCGACATGCAGGTGGGCGACGAGACGGTCTCGGGCTTCTTCCCGCTGACCGATCCGATGATTTCTGGCCCTGCCATGCGCATCATGTCGTTGCGTGACGGCACCAAGAAAATGTCGAAATCTGACCCTTCCGACCTCTCGCGTATCAACCTGATTGATGACGAAGAGACGATCACCAAAAAAATCCGCAAGGCAAAGACCGATTCCGATGGTCTGCCCTCGGAAGTTGACGGCCTTTCCGGTCGCTCAGAAGCCGACAATCTCGTCGGTATTTATGCAGCCCTTGCTTCCCAGTCGAAACAGGACATTCTCGATGAATTCGGCGGTCGCCAGTTCTCCGAATTCAAGAGCGCACTGGCTGATCTGGCGGTCGCCAAACTCTCGCCCATCACCCATGAAATGCGCCGTCTGGTTGCTGATCCCGCCCATATCGATCAGGTGCTGCGCGATGGCGGAGAACGCGCAAGCGTGATTGCAGAAGAGACAATGCGCCATGTCCGCGAGATCATCGGCTGGCTTCAGGACTGA
- a CDS encoding universal stress protein — protein sequence MSLSLAGGRTEWQIAPMVSKRLSREAGHRRKFLAVIDETPECERAVAYAARRAKNTGGSLVLLFVIDNSEFQQILGVGEIMRAEAEERARTILEKFAASMRQQQGIEPELSIREGETAEELIRLIEEDQDIAILVLAAGAGKEGPGPLVQSLAARAQFPIPVTVVPEALTDEDIDAVT from the coding sequence ATGTCTTTATCGCTTGCGGGCGGGCGGACAGAATGGCAAATTGCGCCCATGGTATCCAAACGATTAAGCCGCGAAGCCGGTCACCGTCGCAAGTTTCTTGCTGTCATCGACGAAACCCCCGAATGCGAGCGGGCGGTCGCCTATGCCGCACGCCGCGCAAAAAATACCGGCGGCTCGCTGGTATTGCTGTTCGTGATCGATAATTCCGAGTTTCAGCAGATACTGGGGGTTGGTGAAATCATGCGCGCCGAGGCCGAGGAACGGGCGCGGACAATATTGGAAAAATTCGCGGCCTCCATGCGCCAGCAGCAAGGGATCGAACCGGAACTAAGCATCCGTGAAGGCGAAACGGCAGAAGAACTGATCAGGCTGATCGAGGAAGACCAGGACATCGCCATTCTGGTTCTCGCCGCAGGTGCCGGCAAGGAAGGCCCCGGCCCCCTGGTACAGTCCCTTGCAGCCCGCGCGCAGTTTCCAATTCCTGTGACCGTCGTTCCTGAAGCGCTCACCGACGAAGACATTGATGCGGTGACGTGA